Proteins from a genomic interval of Paenibacillus sp. FSL R5-0623:
- a CDS encoding PRD domain-containing protein, translated as MKIEKVLNNNVVTVIDPGGNELVVMGRGIAFKKHTGESIDESLVEKIFSLESKEVSQKLKTLLSDIPVEYVECSDEIIRYAETVLGEKLHESIYISLTDHIHFAIDRHRQGLQIRNALFWEIKRMYRKEYAIGLKALQIIEETLGVLLPEDECAFIAMHLVNAQMNGEMRETISITNIVKDILNIVRRSFVIELDEDSLSYYRFLTHLKFFAQRVLQGTAIEDKEEDNPLHDLVSKQYPEAHACAVRISDYTRKIYNRVLSKEEILYLTIHIERVVRNEQTIE; from the coding sequence ATGAAAATTGAGAAGGTGCTGAACAACAACGTAGTTACCGTAATTGATCCGGGAGGAAACGAACTGGTCGTTATGGGACGTGGAATTGCCTTCAAAAAGCATACTGGTGAATCGATTGACGAAAGTCTCGTCGAAAAAATATTCTCGCTTGAAAGTAAGGAAGTATCACAGAAACTTAAAACACTTCTGTCTGATATCCCGGTTGAATATGTCGAATGCTCGGATGAGATTATCCGTTATGCCGAGACGGTGTTAGGTGAGAAGCTGCATGAGAGCATCTACATTTCACTGACGGATCATATTCATTTTGCCATTGATCGACATCGTCAAGGATTGCAGATCCGTAACGCATTGTTCTGGGAGATCAAGCGCATGTACCGAAAGGAATATGCCATTGGACTCAAGGCGCTACAGATTATTGAGGAAACGTTAGGTGTCCTGTTACCCGAAGACGAATGCGCATTCATTGCAATGCATCTGGTTAATGCCCAGATGAACGGTGAGATGAGGGAAACGATCAGTATTACGAACATTGTTAAGGACATACTTAACATCGTAAGACGTAGCTTTGTGATTGAACTTGATGAAGATTCATTGAGTTATTATCGGTTTTTAACTCATCTGAAGTTCTTTGCCCAACGTGTGTTGCAAGGAACAGCGATTGAAGATAAAGAAGAAGATAACCCGCTTCATGACTTGGTGAGCAAGCAGTATCCTGAAGCACATGCATGTGCAGTAAGGATCAGTGACTATACGCGTAAGATCTATAATCGGGTGTTGTCCAAGGAAGAAATACTCTATCTGACCATTCATATTGAACGAGTTGTCAGAAATGAACAAACAATTGAATAA
- a CDS encoding MbcA/ParS/Xre antitoxin family protein, with protein sequence MSMKGIYFREFKQARWDSFSERFEELEQKMDPTWVERARVQGIPADISRVLWCEMGEYAFEWLAKDIPALGDQSPAAYLETEEGAQALRAAIMRMPR encoded by the coding sequence ATGAGTATGAAAGGTATTTATTTCAGGGAGTTTAAGCAGGCAAGATGGGACTCATTTTCTGAACGGTTTGAAGAACTTGAACAGAAGATGGACCCCACTTGGGTAGAACGTGCGCGAGTACAAGGGATTCCGGCGGATATAAGTCGGGTGCTTTGGTGTGAAATGGGGGAGTACGCTTTTGAATGGCTGGCGAAAGATATCCCGGCTTTAGGGGACCAAAGTCCCGCTGCTTACCTGGAAACAGAGGAAGGAGCGCAGGCATTAAGGGCAGCCATTATGCGTATGCCGCGTTAA
- a CDS encoding glycoside hydrolase family 1 protein: MTTAKKGFPENFLWGGATAANQLEGAFDKDGKGLSTADMIAHVPKEKRTGGHAMEISSSRIEEILSGKIEERFPKRFGIDFYHHFREDIALFAEMGFKVFRLSIHWARIFPNGYDQEPNEAGLKFYDEVFDELLKYGIEPLVTLSHYETPLGLTQKYNGWAGREVIQHYVRYAETVFNRYKNKVKYWLTFNEINVMLFSPYTGGGILIDKVDNKLQTTYQALHHQFVASALVTKLAHEIIPGSQVGCMLARMETYAATCNPVDVRLAQHENQINLFFTDMHARGKYPNYMARYFEENDIVIQKEAGDDEILLNNTVDFISFSYYMSVTKSASADKEETSGNLTGGVKNPYLEASDWGWEIDPIGLRVTLNNFWDRYQKPLFIVENGLGAYDRVEEDGSIHDSYRVDYLKKHIEQMKEAIKDGVDLIGFTAWGPIDLVSMSTSEMSKRYGFIYVDLDDEGNGTLKRSKKDSFDWYKNVISSNGEQL, translated from the coding sequence ATGACCACGGCAAAAAAAGGATTCCCCGAAAACTTCCTATGGGGCGGCGCTACAGCTGCCAATCAATTGGAGGGTGCATTCGATAAGGACGGCAAAGGCCTCTCCACAGCGGATATGATCGCTCATGTTCCGAAAGAGAAGCGTACAGGCGGACATGCCATGGAAATTTCCTCTTCCCGAATTGAAGAGATCCTCTCCGGCAAAATTGAAGAACGTTTCCCGAAACGTTTTGGTATCGATTTCTACCATCACTTTAGAGAAGATATTGCATTGTTTGCCGAAATGGGCTTCAAAGTATTCCGTTTGTCCATTCACTGGGCACGTATTTTCCCGAACGGTTATGATCAAGAGCCAAATGAAGCAGGCTTGAAATTCTACGATGAAGTATTCGACGAGTTGTTGAAATATGGCATCGAGCCGCTCGTTACATTGTCTCACTATGAGACACCGCTTGGCTTGACGCAAAAATATAACGGCTGGGCTGGCCGAGAAGTAATCCAGCACTATGTTCGATATGCAGAAACGGTGTTCAACCGTTATAAAAATAAAGTGAAATACTGGCTGACGTTTAATGAAATTAACGTCATGCTGTTCAGCCCGTACACTGGCGGCGGCATTCTGATCGATAAAGTGGACAACAAGTTGCAAACCACTTATCAAGCGCTGCATCATCAATTTGTAGCAAGTGCATTGGTAACAAAGCTTGCACACGAAATTATCCCTGGTTCCCAAGTGGGTTGTATGCTTGCTCGTATGGAAACCTATGCAGCAACATGTAATCCGGTAGATGTTCGTCTGGCTCAACACGAGAATCAGATCAACCTCTTCTTCACGGACATGCATGCTCGTGGTAAGTACCCGAACTACATGGCTCGTTATTTTGAAGAAAATGACATCGTGATTCAAAAAGAAGCAGGCGATGATGAGATCTTGCTGAACAATACAGTTGATTTCATCTCCTTCAGCTACTACATGTCCGTAACCAAATCTGCATCTGCAGACAAGGAAGAAACATCGGGTAACCTGACTGGCGGCGTGAAAAACCCTTATCTGGAAGCATCCGACTGGGGTTGGGAGATCGATCCGATCGGTCTGCGCGTAACCCTGAACAACTTCTGGGATCGTTACCAGAAACCATTGTTCATCGTAGAAAATGGTCTGGGTGCATATGACCGTGTTGAAGAAGACGGTTCGATCCATGACTCCTATCGAGTGGATTACCTGAAAAAACACATTGAACAAATGAAAGAAGCCATCAAAGACGGCGTTGATCTGATTGGATTCACAGCATGGGGTCCAATTGACCTTGTGAGTATGTCCACTTCCGAAATGTCCAAACGTTATGGTTTTATCTACGTGGATCTGGATGATGAAGGTAATGGAACACTCAAACGTTCCAAAAAGGATTCATTCGACTGGTACAAAAATGTAATCTCCAGCAATGGTGAGCAACTGTAG
- a CDS encoding suppressor of fused domain protein — translation MTHEENTSGWDAIDKAIGDLYGEQEPKHYGTALPYMLGGPDPLDGISVYAVDNPMPHWHFVTYGFSELYEKEMQDASKSGYGFELTFRLTRSEAETDPPAWALNLLQNVGRYVFTSGNIFQPGDYMDANGPICLESDTLLTALSFIEDPDLPAISTPNGSVQFIQMVGITGRELEMIQSWNARGFLSASSMFMPKYVTDLMRNSYADIPSVIQAVEDGMEQDGSSTAFLFIQQLAWESPRKRLLQKSVPAKLQLGAKQAVLVGTILRSRISKGASLSLIGPDTNILFEAGEQPAVLESDRQTILTVNKQIVEELAENLLPVEGTFEVTSLDHIIVQIVRTEIKDQEGHVIQTIG, via the coding sequence ATGACTCACGAAGAAAATACATCCGGTTGGGATGCGATTGATAAAGCCATCGGTGATCTATACGGTGAACAAGAGCCAAAACACTACGGCACTGCCCTTCCGTATATGCTCGGGGGGCCTGATCCACTTGATGGTATCAGCGTCTATGCTGTCGATAACCCTATGCCTCACTGGCATTTTGTCACCTACGGTTTCTCTGAATTATATGAAAAAGAGATGCAGGATGCATCCAAGAGCGGATATGGATTTGAGCTCACCTTTCGTCTTACACGCAGTGAAGCAGAGACTGATCCGCCAGCCTGGGCGCTGAATCTGCTACAGAATGTAGGACGTTACGTATTCACCAGCGGAAATATCTTTCAGCCAGGAGATTACATGGACGCCAATGGCCCCATCTGTCTGGAGTCTGATACTTTGCTGACTGCTCTCTCGTTTATTGAAGATCCGGATCTACCCGCAATCTCTACGCCTAATGGTTCAGTGCAATTTATTCAGATGGTTGGCATTACAGGTCGGGAACTGGAAATGATTCAAAGCTGGAATGCTCGTGGATTCCTGTCTGCCTCCTCCATGTTCATGCCCAAATATGTGACGGATCTGATGAGAAATTCGTATGCAGATATTCCTTCGGTTATACAAGCGGTTGAGGATGGAATGGAACAGGACGGATCCAGCACAGCCTTTTTATTCATACAACAACTGGCTTGGGAGTCTCCTCGCAAAAGATTGCTGCAAAAATCGGTCCCGGCCAAACTCCAGCTTGGAGCCAAACAAGCCGTATTAGTTGGCACCATCCTTCGTAGCCGAATTTCGAAAGGTGCCTCCCTATCCTTGATCGGACCGGATACTAATATTCTGTTCGAAGCAGGAGAACAACCAGCCGTATTGGAATCGGACAGACAAACTATCCTGACGGTGAACAAACAAATTGTTGAGGAGCTGGCAGAGAACCTTCTTCCGGTTGAAGGGACATTTGAAGTAACTTCATTGGATCATATTATCGTTCAGATTGTTAGAACAGAAATCAAGGACCAAGAAGGACATGTCATTCAAACGATTGGATGA
- a CDS encoding glycoside hydrolase family 1 protein has protein sequence MDMTTPFPKDFLWGGAVAANQLEGAYNTDGKGLSVQDVMPHGITTPRTEAPTEDNLKLIGIDFYNRYKEDVKLFAEMGFKVFRTSIAWSRIFPKGDELEPNEKGLQFYDDLFDECHKYGIEPLVTISHYETPLHLSKTYDGWVNRKMIEFYERYVTVLFNRFKGKVKYWLTFNEINSILEEPFMSGGIYTPKAELSKQDLYQAIHHELVASALAVKLGHEIMPEAKIGCMVLSMPTYPLTPNPDDVVAAMHAEQRNDIFADIHARGYYPKYINRYFKANNINIKFEDGDAEILKHTVDFISFSYYVSICETGDPEKRVEGKGNLFAGVQNPYLKASEWGWQIDPQGLRVTLNKYWDRYQKPLFIVENGLGAVDELITDENGNKTVNDDYRIQYLNDHLVQVGEALEDGVEVMGYTSWGCIDLVSASTAEMKKRYGFIYVDRNNDGSGTLDRYKKKSFHWYKEVISTNGASLKNNYE, from the coding sequence ATTGATATGACTACACCATTTCCGAAAGACTTCCTATGGGGCGGCGCTGTAGCAGCCAACCAACTTGAAGGAGCTTATAATACAGATGGCAAAGGTCTGTCTGTTCAAGATGTAATGCCACACGGGATTACAACGCCTAGAACGGAAGCACCTACAGAAGATAACCTGAAACTGATCGGAATTGACTTTTACAACCGCTACAAAGAGGATGTTAAACTGTTTGCTGAAATGGGCTTCAAAGTGTTCCGTACATCTATCGCTTGGTCCCGTATCTTCCCTAAAGGTGATGAATTGGAGCCAAACGAGAAAGGTCTGCAATTCTATGATGACCTGTTCGATGAGTGCCACAAATACGGGATTGAACCACTCGTAACAATCTCTCACTATGAGACACCACTGCACTTGTCCAAAACGTATGATGGCTGGGTTAACCGTAAAATGATCGAGTTCTACGAGCGTTATGTAACAGTGCTTTTCAACCGTTTCAAAGGTAAAGTGAAATACTGGCTGACGTTTAATGAAATCAACTCCATCCTGGAGGAGCCATTCATGAGCGGCGGGATCTATACGCCAAAAGCAGAACTGTCCAAACAGGATCTGTACCAAGCGATCCATCACGAATTGGTAGCCAGTGCGCTGGCTGTTAAACTGGGTCATGAAATTATGCCTGAAGCCAAAATTGGCTGTATGGTACTGAGCATGCCTACGTATCCGTTGACTCCGAACCCGGATGATGTGGTTGCAGCGATGCATGCGGAACAGCGCAATGATATCTTTGCTGATATCCATGCACGTGGTTATTATCCGAAATACATTAATCGTTATTTCAAAGCAAATAATATCAATATCAAGTTTGAAGATGGCGATGCTGAAATTCTGAAGCACACCGTAGACTTTATCTCATTCAGTTATTATGTAAGTATCTGTGAGACAGGTGATCCGGAGAAACGGGTTGAAGGAAAAGGAAACCTGTTCGCAGGTGTGCAAAACCCTTATCTCAAAGCGAGCGAGTGGGGCTGGCAGATTGATCCGCAAGGATTACGCGTAACGCTGAACAAATACTGGGACCGTTATCAAAAACCATTGTTTATTGTCGAAAATGGCCTGGGTGCAGTCGATGAGCTGATCACGGACGAAAATGGCAATAAAACGGTGAATGATGATTACCGTATTCAATACTTGAATGACCATCTGGTACAGGTGGGCGAAGCTCTTGAGGATGGCGTAGAAGTGATGGGTTATACGTCATGGGGCTGTATTGACTTGGTAAGTGCTTCAACAGCAGAGATGAAGAAACGTTATGGTTTCATCTATGTAGACCGCAACAATGACGGTTCAGGAACACTGGATCGTTACAAGAAAAAATCATTCCATTGGTACAAGGAAGTTATTAGTACAAATGGCGCAAGTCTTAAGAACAACTATGAGTAA
- a CDS encoding beta-glucoside-specific PTS transporter subunit IIABC codes for MDKQQLSKDILKLVGGEENIDQVTHCMTRLRFNLNDNQKADKATLKNTPGVMGVMENGGQFQVIIGNDVPVVYNALVGNMSKSPTTDNASSGASTGEKKKRNPISALFDFISGMFTPILPAITGAGMIKGIVAIFVALGWLSDTSSTYIILSAIGDGAFYFLPIILAISAARKLGSNMYIAAALAAGIMHPTITALLADGHNSSFMGITVIAATYSSTVIPIVLAVWIASYVEKAVDRVTHASLKLLVVPTVTLLIMVPLTLMTVGPLGTVLGNGLSGGISWLFDNMSIFASILIGGTMSLLIITGMHYALLPIVVGSMTTLGYDFIIPLMFAANLAQGGAAFGVGLRSRNGKTKSLAYSTGLTAIMGITEPAMYGINMKFKKPFIAALIGGAIAGGFMGIFNVKSYVITGLAGLPSVAAFISPAISTLLYALAGGLIAIVAAAVLTYILGFQEESATEPAPAAEPATPAATTSAVVTEEAKAQDEQIFSPITGEVKPLSEVPDPAFSEEIMGKGFAIQPSEGRVVSPINGTVFSLSKSGHAIGLVSDTGAEMLIHIGIDTVKLKGQFFSPKVQAGVKVAVGDVLMEFDREQIEKAGYTTITPVIITNMHQYESIESAGRTTIKEKDLLFTAKA; via the coding sequence ATGGATAAACAACAATTGTCCAAGGATATTTTAAAGCTTGTTGGTGGCGAAGAGAATATCGATCAAGTCACACACTGTATGACAAGACTCAGATTTAACCTGAATGACAACCAAAAAGCGGACAAAGCGACGCTAAAAAATACACCAGGCGTTATGGGCGTGATGGAAAACGGTGGACAGTTCCAGGTTATCATCGGTAACGATGTGCCTGTCGTGTATAACGCACTTGTTGGCAACATGTCCAAATCACCAACTACAGATAATGCATCATCAGGTGCTTCAACTGGAGAAAAGAAAAAGAGAAATCCAATAAGTGCGCTGTTCGACTTTATTTCAGGTATGTTTACACCAATTCTGCCTGCAATTACGGGTGCAGGTATGATCAAGGGTATCGTGGCCATCTTTGTCGCACTTGGGTGGTTGTCCGACACTAGTTCAACCTATATCATTTTGTCGGCGATTGGTGACGGTGCATTCTACTTCCTGCCGATCATTCTGGCAATCAGTGCTGCCCGTAAACTGGGTAGCAATATGTATATTGCCGCAGCGCTCGCAGCAGGGATTATGCATCCGACCATTACAGCACTACTGGCGGATGGTCACAACTCATCATTTATGGGGATTACAGTCATAGCGGCAACGTATTCTTCTACAGTTATTCCGATTGTTCTAGCAGTTTGGATTGCTTCTTATGTAGAGAAAGCCGTTGATCGTGTAACACATGCTTCACTTAAACTCTTGGTTGTTCCAACGGTTACCTTGTTGATTATGGTTCCACTGACATTGATGACAGTAGGTCCATTGGGTACGGTTCTTGGTAATGGTTTGTCCGGTGGTATTTCATGGTTGTTCGATAACATGTCCATCTTCGCAAGTATTCTGATTGGTGGTACGATGTCACTGCTAATCATTACAGGTATGCACTATGCATTGCTGCCAATCGTAGTTGGTTCGATGACAACACTGGGTTACGACTTTATTATTCCACTGATGTTTGCAGCTAACTTGGCACAAGGTGGTGCAGCATTTGGTGTAGGTCTCAGATCGAGAAATGGCAAAACCAAATCCCTTGCATATTCCACAGGTCTTACGGCTATCATGGGGATTACGGAACCAGCGATGTATGGTATCAACATGAAGTTCAAAAAACCGTTTATTGCAGCCCTTATCGGGGGAGCGATTGCTGGTGGATTCATGGGTATCTTCAATGTTAAATCGTACGTTATTACAGGACTTGCAGGTCTGCCGAGTGTGGCAGCATTTATCAGTCCAGCAATTAGCACACTGCTCTATGCTCTGGCTGGTGGTTTGATTGCTATCGTAGCTGCAGCAGTACTGACGTACATTCTTGGATTCCAAGAAGAAAGTGCAACAGAGCCAGCACCAGCAGCTGAGCCGGCAACACCAGCAGCAACAACTTCTGCTGTTGTAACTGAAGAAGCAAAAGCACAAGATGAGCAAATCTTCAGCCCAATCACAGGTGAAGTTAAACCGCTGAGCGAAGTGCCAGACCCTGCGTTCTCTGAAGAGATTATGGGTAAAGGATTTGCGATTCAACCATCTGAAGGACGTGTGGTTTCTCCAATTAACGGTACTGTGTTCTCGTTATCGAAGAGCGGACATGCCATTGGTTTGGTAAGTGATACAGGCGCAGAGATGTTGATTCATATCGGGATTGATACCGTGAAGTTGAAAGGCCAATTCTTCTCGCCTAAAGTTCAAGCAGGTGTGAAGGTTGCCGTAGGTGATGTACTGATGGAGTTCGACCGGGAACAGATCGAAAAAGCTGGTTATACAACGATTACACCAGTTATTATTACAAACATGCACCAGTATGAGTCGATTGAGTCTGCTGGTCGCACTACGATCAAAGAAAAAGACTTGTTGTTCACAGCTAAAGCTTAA
- a CDS encoding LuxR C-terminal-related transcriptional regulator — MPAITFATRHEESPTCSHAAGTAPFDYLPKSSLDRLRKINHFLIHAFQNSISDIKENLTGTYLFLLTDTDGVLLSMDYSSDLEAVVKHSPICPGMIFTAKSCGVNAISETMDSNEPVVLLPEQHESPYFQSWHCYAAPLFMGSQHVGYLDVSTINADMQGELIAIAKLIPAYMQNCYQSQQTAEVCDKPAVEFTERQLTILEMIAGGLTVKAIALKLKIKECTVNHHKKVIFNKLGVQSSTEAVSIASRMSYV; from the coding sequence ATGCCTGCCATTACATTTGCCACACGACACGAAGAGTCTCCGACTTGCTCGCATGCAGCAGGAACGGCTCCGTTCGACTATTTACCAAAATCCAGTCTGGACAGGCTTCGCAAAATCAATCATTTCCTGATTCATGCATTCCAGAACAGTATCTCGGATATCAAAGAAAATTTAACAGGCACCTATCTTTTTCTACTTACAGATACGGACGGTGTGTTACTCTCCATGGATTACAGTTCAGATCTTGAAGCTGTGGTGAAACATTCCCCTATATGTCCGGGTATGATCTTCACCGCAAAGAGCTGTGGAGTTAACGCCATATCAGAAACGATGGACAGCAACGAGCCTGTAGTACTGCTGCCCGAGCAGCATGAAAGTCCTTATTTTCAAAGCTGGCATTGTTACGCCGCACCTCTGTTCATGGGATCGCAACATGTAGGTTATCTGGATGTGTCCACCATTAATGCAGATATGCAAGGTGAACTGATTGCCATTGCCAAGCTTATTCCAGCGTACATGCAGAACTGTTATCAGAGTCAACAGACTGCTGAAGTGTGCGACAAACCAGCGGTGGAGTTCACCGAGCGTCAGTTAACCATTCTGGAGATGATAGCCGGGGGCCTCACCGTGAAAGCCATTGCTTTGAAATTAAAGATCAAGGAATGCACCGTGAATCATCACAAAAAAGTGATTTTTAACAAATTAGGTGTGCAATCCAGCACAGAAGCTGTTTCAATTGCTAGCCGAATGTCTTATGTATAG
- a CDS encoding ABC transporter ATP-binding protein, translating to MEPLLKVNDLSVSFHSGESEFQAVREVSFEVRKGETLGIVGESGSGKSVTARSIMRLLASPPSQMKNGEILFKGVDLANKTQKEMESIRGRDIGMIFQDPMSSLNPTIKVGKQISESLIKHQKVSKREAKKQAIAMMERVGITRSEIRYNQYPHEFSGGMRQRVMIGIALACRPELLIADEPTTALDVTIQAQILNLMKDMQDQLGTSIILITHDLGVVAGMCDRVVVMKEGQIVETGTTTEIFANPKHPYTIRLLNALPRLDQKKKPKPVSLVPRDLEDDQPLLEVKSLRQHFNLGKGNTLKAVNDISFHIRQGETLGVVGESGSGKSTTGRAILRLHEPTGGDVLFKGVPLNRLSASEMKTMRRHMQIIFQDPYASLNPKMRIMDIIGEALDIHQLAGIASQREKRVEELLDMVGLDPTHAQRYPHEFSGGQRQRIGIARALAVEPEFIVCDEPLSALDVSIQAQIVQLLEELQQRLGLTYLFIAHDLSMVKHISDRVAVMYNGKIVELAESEELYSNPQHAYTKALLSAIPVPDPAVEAKKKRHVVKETTRENVEMEDRYNLEHSKWVEITEGHWVAISS from the coding sequence ATGGAACCTTTACTGAAAGTGAATGATCTATCGGTCTCTTTTCATTCTGGAGAGAGTGAGTTTCAGGCAGTGCGAGAAGTGAGTTTTGAAGTACGCAAAGGGGAGACGCTGGGCATTGTAGGTGAATCGGGCAGTGGAAAGAGTGTGACCGCACGTTCCATTATGAGGCTGCTTGCTTCCCCGCCTTCGCAGATGAAAAATGGAGAGATTCTATTTAAAGGGGTCGACCTGGCCAATAAAACGCAGAAAGAGATGGAGAGCATCCGTGGGCGTGATATTGGCATGATTTTTCAGGACCCGATGAGTTCCCTTAATCCGACTATTAAAGTGGGGAAGCAGATATCTGAGAGTCTGATCAAACACCAGAAGGTGTCCAAAAGGGAAGCCAAGAAGCAGGCGATTGCCATGATGGAACGGGTGGGGATAACTCGGAGCGAAATACGCTACAACCAGTATCCGCATGAATTCTCCGGAGGCATGCGCCAGAGGGTCATGATCGGTATTGCACTTGCTTGTCGTCCTGAATTGCTTATTGCCGATGAGCCGACAACCGCACTGGACGTTACCATTCAGGCTCAGATTCTGAATTTGATGAAAGATATGCAGGACCAACTGGGTACATCGATTATTCTGATCACACATGATCTGGGCGTAGTAGCAGGCATGTGTGATCGGGTTGTTGTTATGAAAGAAGGACAGATCGTGGAAACCGGGACTACAACAGAGATTTTTGCTAATCCCAAACACCCATATACGATTAGACTTTTGAATGCATTACCACGTCTGGATCAGAAGAAAAAGCCGAAACCGGTATCGTTGGTCCCAAGAGATCTGGAAGACGATCAGCCATTGCTTGAGGTGAAATCACTCAGACAACATTTTAATCTGGGGAAAGGCAATACCTTAAAGGCCGTGAATGATATCAGTTTTCATATTCGTCAAGGAGAGACGCTTGGCGTTGTAGGGGAATCCGGTAGCGGAAAATCAACCACGGGGCGTGCGATTCTGCGGCTGCATGAGCCAACAGGTGGAGATGTACTGTTTAAAGGAGTCCCGCTCAATCGCTTGTCAGCCTCGGAGATGAAAACGATGCGCAGACATATGCAGATCATCTTCCAAGACCCCTATGCATCGCTGAACCCCAAAATGAGGATTATGGATATCATTGGAGAAGCGCTTGATATCCATCAACTTGCAGGAATTGCATCTCAGCGGGAGAAGCGGGTGGAGGAATTACTGGATATGGTAGGTCTCGATCCCACCCATGCGCAGCGTTATCCACATGAATTCTCGGGTGGACAGAGACAGCGGATCGGTATTGCACGAGCTCTGGCTGTGGAACCTGAATTCATCGTATGTGATGAGCCGTTGTCTGCCCTGGATGTATCGATACAGGCTCAGATCGTACAACTGCTTGAAGAGTTGCAGCAGCGACTCGGATTGACGTATCTCTTCATCGCGCATGACTTGTCCATGGTTAAACATATCAGTGATCGAGTGGCGGTGATGTATAACGGGAAGATTGTGGAGCTGGCTGAGAGTGAAGAACTCTATTCGAACCCTCAACATGCCTACACCAAGGCATTGCTGTCCGCTATTCCTGTGCCTGATCCGGCGGTAGAAGCGAAGAAAAAGAGACATGTTGTCAAAGAAACAACAAGAGAAAATGTTGAAATGGAGGACCGTTATAATCTCGAACATTCCAAGTGGGTAGAGATCACGGAAGGGCACTGGGTAGCCATATCTAGCTAG